The DNA segment CGCCACAGACCTCCATTTTCTGCCACAACGGCCTCTTCATCGACGGCTCGGTGAAAGTCACGGACAGCCATCCGGCGGGGCAGCTCACCTTCGAGGGGATCCTGCTGAAGTCGAACAACATCGGCACCTACAAGCTGGCGCGTCAGGTGGGGATGAAGCGGTTCTATGAGTACATGGACCGCTGGGGCTTCGGAAAGAGGACTGGAATCCTGCTGAGCGACGAGAGCCGCGGCTACATCCGCAACACCGGAAACCCGACCGACTTCTCCCGGACGTCCTACGGCTACGCGGCGGCGGTGACCCCGCTGCAGATGGCGAGCGCGTATTCGGTGGTCGCCGGTGACGGCAAGCTGCGGAAGCCCCGGATCGTGAAGGCGCTGGTGGCAAACGACGGCACCATCGTCCAGGAATTCGCCGAGGAAGTCGTCAACGAGGTGCTCAAACCCGCGACGGCGAAGAAGATGCGCACCGCGCTGACCAAGGTGACGGAAAAGGGTGGCACCGCGACCCGCGCCGCGGTCGAAGGATTCAAGGTGGCGGGCAAGACCGGCACCGCGTGGAAGCACCGTCCGGGTGGTGGCTACGATCCCACCCGCAAGATCACCTCCTTCATCGGCATGATGCCGGCGGATGATCCGGCCTTCGTCTGCGCCGTGGTCATCGACGAGCCGCATTCCTCCGTCGTCAATGTCGCGGGTGGCACCGTCGCCGCCCCCGCCTTCAGCAAGATCGCGGCCCGTGTCGCCATCCACATGAATTTGAAGCCCACCGAACCCGTCTCACCCCCGTTGGCCAGTTCCAATCAACAATGATCCTCCGCGACCTCATTTCCAGCCTTTCCAAAGTGACCCCGACCGGGTCGCTCGACGTGGAGATCCAATCCATCACCGCCTCTTCCCGTGAAGTCCGGCCCGGCGCCCTGTTCGCGGCGATCCGCGGCACGACGACCGACGGCCACCAGTTCATCCCGTCCGCCATCGAGGGCGGAGCGGCGGCCATCCTTTCGGAGGCCGCGCCACCGGCGGACTACACCGGTCCTGCGACATGGCTGCATGTGCCCAACAGCCGGAAGGCGGTCGCCGCCATCGCCTCGGAGTTCTCCGGACATCCGTGGAAGGATTTCGCCCTCGCCGGGGTCACCGGCACGAACGGAAAGACGACGACGACTTTCCTGATCCACCACATCATGAAGACCGTCTGGCACCGCGCGGGCCTGCTCGGCACCATCCAGACGGATGACGGGGAGAAGGTGGAAACGGCGAAGCACACCACGCCCGGCTCCATCGAGCTTTCCGGTCTTTTCGCCCGCATGCGGGACAACGGCTGCCGTGGCGCGGCCATGGAGGTTTCCTCACACGGCATCCACCAGAACCGGATCGGCAGCGTCGGCTTCGACGCGGCGGTTTTCACGAATCTCACGCAGGATCACCTGGACTACCACGGCACGATGGACGCCTATTTCGAGGCGAAGCAGCAGTGGTTCCTGGATCTGGCCGCGGACCCGCTCGGCAAGAAGCCGGTGGCGGTGGTCAACTTTGACGACGCGTATGGCGCGGAGCTGGTGGAGAGCCTGGACGGCAGGCTTCCGGTCATCCGCTTCGGCTTCGGCGTCCACTGCGACTTCCGCGCGAACAACCTCCGCCAGAGCGCGAAGGGCATGGAGTTCGAGCTGACGGCGAAGGGGAAATCCTACCTCGTCCGCTCTCCGCTCATCGGCCGGTTCAACGCCTACAACCTCCTCGCCGCCATCGCCGCGGCCAGCGCCTGTGGCATCCGCCCGCGTGAGGCCATCGCCGCGCTTGCGGAGTCCCCGCAGGTTCCGGGCCGCATGGAGTATGTCGGAAACGCGGGCGGGGCGACCGTCTTCGTGGACTACGCCCACACGCCGGACGCGCTGGAAAATGCCTGCCGCACCATCAAGGATCTGAACCCGCGCCACCTCATCACCGTCTTCGGTTGCGGTGGGGACCGGGACAAGAAGAAGCGCCCGCTGATGGCGGAGGCCGCCGCCCTCCACAGCGACGCCCTCATCATCACTTCGGACAACCCGCGCTCGGAAGATCCGCTCGCCATCATCAAGGACATCGAGGCCGGTGCCGGTGGCAAGACGCACCGCAGCATCCCGGACCGCGCGGAGGCCATCGCCTTCGCCGTCCAGGCCTCCCGCTCCGGAGACATCATCCTCATCGCGGGCAAGGGTCACGAGCCCTACCAGCAGTTCGCCGACAAAACGATCGACTTCGATGACCGGAAGCACGCCTCCAAGGCGTTGCGGGACCGCGCCCAATCCATCGCCGACCAACGATGAAACCCCTGACCGCCAGCGAAATCGCGCAGATCCTCGGCACGCAAGTTGCCGCGGGAGACCCTGTCGCGCTCGCATCGGCCGGTGTTTCGACGGACACGCGCAAGCTGAAGCCGGGTGTGGCGTTCTTCGCACTGAGGGGGGAGAACTTCGACGGCGACCGGTTCGCGGAGCAGGCGCTGCGTGACGGCGCGTCCGTGGCGGTGGTCCATGCGTGGAGCGGTGAGGTGCCCGCTGATTGCGCCGTGATCGAGGTGAGGGACACCCTGCTCGCGCTGCAGATCCTGGCCCACTGGTGGAGGAAGCAGCTCGACATCCCGGTGGTGGCCATCACCGGCTCGAACGGGAAAACCAGCACGAAGGATTTCACGAAAGCGGTCCTTTCCCAGCGCTTCAACGTCTCCGCCACGGTGGGGAACCTGAACAATCACATCGGCGTGCCGCTGACGGTTCTCTCCACCACGGAGGAACACACCGCGGCGGTGTGGGAGATGGGCATGAACCACTCCGGGGAGATCGCTCCGCTGTGCGAGATCGCCCGGCCGAAGTACGGGATCATCACCAACATCGGCACCGCCCACATCGAGTACCTCGGTTCCCGCGAAGCCATCGCCGAGGAAAAGGGAACACTGGCGCGGGCACTGCCTGCGGACGGGAAGCTGTTCCTGCCCGCGTGCTGCGACTTCAATGAATACTTCCGCCAGCGCACGCGCGCGACCATCATCCCGGTGGGGAATGGCCGCGGCCAGGTGCGTGCGGAGGACCTGCACTTCGATGCGGACGGCACGCGTTTCTCGCTGGTGATCCATGGTCTGGAGCCCGTGCCGGTCAACCTGCCGGTACCGGGCCGCCACATGGTGACCAACGCGCTGCTCGCCGCTGGAGTGGGCTGGAAGCTGGGCCTGACGGCGCAGGAAATCGCCGCCGGGTTGTCCGGCGCGGTGCTGACCGGAGGCCGCCTCCGCAGCTATGACTACGAGGGCATCAAGGTCATCGACGATACCTACAACGCGAATCCGGAATCCATGGCCGCGGCCATCGACACCCTGGCGGACACTCCGGTGACGAACGGCGCGCGCCGCATCATCGTCCTCGGGCGGATGGGTGAGCTTGGCCCGCATGCGCCCGCCGCCCACCTGAAGACCGGGGAGCTGGCCGCTTCGAAAAGACTCACCGTCATCGCCGTCGGCCAGGGTGCCGAGGGCATCGCCGCCGGAGCGGGTGACGCCCCGCATTTCCAGGATCTGGCGGAGGCCGCCGACTGGCTGTCGCGCGAGGCAAAGCCGGGCGACGCCGTGCTGTTCAAGGGCAGCCGCTCCGCCACCGTCGAGAAGGTGATGAATGCCGCATTTCCCCGTAATAACTGATGCTCCCCGCGATTTACGATTTCTGGTACCAAGCGTTCGAGGCTGAGAAAGCTTCCGGCAACCAAGGCTGGGCGCACACGTTCTCGTTCCTGAACCTCTTCCAATACGTGACGTTCCGTGCGGCGTGCGCGGGTATCCTCGCGTTCCTGCTGTCGATCGTCTTCGGCCCGCGGGTGATCCGGAAGCTGATCTCGCTGAAGGTCGGTCAGCCCATCCGCAACGCGGAGGAGGTCCACAAGCTCGCGGAACTGCATGGCGGAAAGATCGGCACGCCGACGATGGGCGGGGTGCTCATCCTGGGCAGCGTCCTCATCGCCACCTTCATCTGCGCCCGTCCGTTCAATCCCTTCGTCGCGGTCTGCGCCTGCACTATGGCGGCGTGCGGCCTGCTGGGCTTCTGCGATGACTACAAGAAGGTGAAGGAGAAGAAGTCCGACGGCCTGAGCAGCCGCCAGAAACTGTTCTGGCAGCTCGTCATCGCGGTGGTGGCCGCGGCGTTCATTTTCTTCAAACCGGAGATCTCCGGCTTCGGTGCGACGGACGCGCAGCGGCTCGAAGGGCTGGCGGGGTACCGTCTGGGCCAGCAGCCCATCGGCATCGGTGCCATCACCTTCCCGCTGATCAAGTCGCCCATCGTGGATCTCGGCTGGCTGGTCATCCCGTTCTTCGCCTTCGTCATCATCGGCTGCTCGAACGCGGTGAACCTGACGGACGGGCTGGACGGCCTGGCAACCGGCTGCACCATCTCCGTCGCGCTGTCGTACGCGGTGCTGGCCTACCTGGCCGGGCATTTCTACATGGCCGCCGAATACCTGGTCATCCCGCACAACCGCTACATCAGCGAGCTGGCGGTGTTCATGGTGGGACTGGTGGGGGCGGGCTTCGGCTTCCTGTGGTTCAACTGCCATCCGGCGAAGGTCTTCATGGGTGACACCGGGTCGCTGGCCATCGGCGGCGCGCTGGGCACCGCGGCCATCTGCACGAAGCAGGAGCTGCTGCTGGTCATCATCGGCGGCGTGTTCGTGATGGAGGCGATGTCGGTCATCCTCCAGGTCGGCAGCTTCAAGCTGCGCAAGAAGCGCATCTTCAAGATGTCGCCGATCCACCACCATTTCGAACTGCTGGGCTGGCATGAAAGCCAGGTGATCAACCGTTTCTGGATCATCTCCATCATGCTCGCGCTGTTCGGTCTCGCCCTTCTCAAGATCGCCTGAACCATGAGTCTCTCCGGAAAACATGTCGCCATCCTCGGTGCCGGCCGCAGCGGCCGGGCCGCCGCCGCGCTCGCGCTGCGCGAGGGCGCGCGGGTGAGCGTGTGGGACACGGCGGGTGCCGCGGCTTTCTCCGGCATGCCGGAGGGCGTGGAGATCCATCCGGAAGCGACGGAGGAACAGGGGCGCGCGTTGGTTTCCGACGTGCTGGTGGTCAGCCCGGGCATCGACACCTACGGCAGCTACGTCGCCGCGTTTTCCACCGGCACCGGAGAGGTGATCGGCGAGGTGGAGCTGGCGGCGAGGTATTTCACCGGCCGCATCATCGCGATCACCGGGACCAACGGCAAGACGACCACCACGGAACTGGTGGCGCGCATCCTGGCGCATGCCGGGCTGGATGGCGTGGCCTGCGGCAACTACGGCGTGCCGTTCGCGGAGGTCATTCTCACAGGCAGGCCGCCGGCGGTGGTTTCCCTGGAGCTGAGTTCGTTCCAACTGGAGACGATCCGCACGCTGCATCCGGTGGTGTCGATCTGGCTGAACTTCGCGCCGGACCATATGGACCGCTACCCGACGGTGGAGGCCTACCGCGCGGCGAAGCTGCGTATTTTCGAAAACCAGATGCCGGAGGACACCGCCGTGGTGCGCGCCGGTGAGGATCTGCCCGCCATCGCACCGGGCATCGTCAATTTTTCCACGACGGACCCATCCGTGGAGTGGTTCTCCGACGGACACGAGATCACCTTCAAAGGGGAGGTCGTGGTGAACCTGGACCGGGACACCGCGCTGCGCGGGCTGCACAATGCGGAGAACACGATGGCCGCATTCGCCGCATGCGCCGCGCTGTCCATCCCCATGCACGTGATGCGGGAGGCGCTGCACGGCTACGCGCCGCCGCCCCACCGCTGCGAACTCATCCGCACGCTGGATGGCGTGGAGTATCTCAACGATTCCAAGGCGACGAACCTCCACGCGCTGGAAAGCGCGCTGCGTTCCCAGACCCGCCCTGTGGTCCTCATCGCGGGTGGGAAGGAAAAGGGCCTGGACTACACGCCGGTGCTGCCGCTTCTGAAAGAAAAGGCGCTGGCAGCCGTTACCTTCGGACAGATCGCGCGTCCGCTCGGCGGTCTGTTCTCACAGGTGGTTCCGTGCCAGTCCGTCGTCACCCTGGCGGACGCGGTGCAGGCGGCGAGGGAACTCGCCCCCCGTGGCTCCACCATCCTGCTTTCACCGGGCACATCATCGTTCGACCAGTTCTCCGGTTACGAACAACGCGGCAACACTTTCAGGGATTTGGTCCACCAGCTTCATTGATCCGTTCATTCCACCCATGAAATCTCACACCCTTCCCGTCAAACGCACTCCTGCCAGCAAGGGCATCTTCAAACGTCTGAGCGCCGTCACCCGCAGCCGCAAGCAGCGCGCCGCGACCGCGACGGCGGACGACATGTTCGAGCATGACGACCACAGCTCGAAGATCTCCCGCGCGCTGACCATCATCTTCCTGATCCACATCGTGGTCATCGGGTTGATCTTCTTCCACCAGAAGTTCCTCGACAAGGGGGCGCCCGCGACGGAGGCGGTGGTGAAGAAAGCCGCGGTGGTGGCGCCCGCGCGGGAACTGCCGAAGCTGTCCGACGGCGGCCAGGTCCACCGCGTGAAGTTGGGGGACAACTACGACAAGATCGCCGCCGCGTATGAGGTGGACGTGGAGGATCTCCGCGCCGCGAACAACCACGTGGACATCGTCCCCAGCCTCCTGATGAAGATCCCGCCGCGCAAGGTGGTGGCGATGACGCCGCCCGAGGTGGAGGCGATCACCAACCCGGATGCGATCGAGGACAACGGTCTGGTGGAGGCCGTGCCGTTGGACACGACGGGTGCGCCGCGCGCCCAGCTCGTCCGCCCTGCGGGTGAGGCACCTGCCGCCCGCCAGACGGCCGCCGCCGCGCCGCCGGTGAAGACCTCCGCCGCATCCGGCCAGAAGTACGTGGTGAAGTCCGGCGACAACATCTGGCGCATCTCGAACAAGTTCAAGGTGGACCAGAAGGCCCTGATGCGGGCCAATGGCATCTCCGACCCGAAAAAACTGAAGCTGGGCATGACCCTCACGATCCCCTGATCCCCGGATGTTCCGCCACGCCTCCATCCTCCTCTGCCTTGCCGTCGCCGCGCTTGTGGCGCTCGGCCTGGTCATGCTCGCCAGCACCAGTGCCTGGGTGAAGGGGGTGGACGAGTCCTACATGTTCCTGCGCAAGCAGACGATCATGGTGGTGGTGGGCCTGGTGCTCGCCGTGGTGGCGGCGTTCATGCCGGGAGAGTGGATGCGGAAGATGGTTCCGTGGATGTGGATGGGTTCCCTGGTGCTGCTGCTGCTCTGCTTCGTGCCGGGCATCAGCGTGGAGATCTACGGATCGAAGCGCTGGATCGAAGTGCCGGTGCTGGGGACGTTCCAGCCGTCGGAGCTGGCGAAGATCGTCACGGTCATGTCGCTGGCGGCGTGGTTCGCCCGCTGGCAGACGGAGGTCACCACCTTCTGGCGGGGCTTCATCATTCCGGGCATCATCGTCGGCTGCCCGATCCTGGCGATCGCGGCGGAAACGGACGTCGGCTCCGCGTTGTCCCTGTCGGTTGCGGCGGGGGCGGTGCTCTACACCATCGGCACCCGGCTGAGCTTCATCGTCCCGACGGCTCTCAGCGTGATCTCGCTGGCGTCGGTGTATGTCTATCACAACGAAAACCGCTGGTCGCGGATCCAGGCGTGGCTGGACCTTGAGAATCCCGTCCACCAGTTGGACAAGGGGATGCAACAATGGCGCGCGCTGCTGGCGCTGGGCAACGGCGGTCCGTGGGGCGTGGGCCTCGGAAACGGGGTGGAGAAGTTCGGCACGCTGACCTTCGCCCACATCGACTTCATTTTCCCGGTCATCGGTGAGGAGCTGGGACTGCCCTTCACGCTCGGGGTGATCATCTGTTACGTGCTCATCGCGGTGGCTGGCACGGCCATCGCCGTGCAGGCGACGAATGTTTTCAACCGCTGCCTGGCCATCGGCCTGACGGCGGTGATCGTGGTTCCGGCGATGGTGAACATCGGCGTGACCACGGCGGTGCTGCCGAACGACGGCCTGCCGCTGCCCTTCGTCAGCTACGGCGGAACGAGCCTGGTGTTCAGCCTGGCGGCCGTGGGGCTGCTGGTGGGCATCCACCGGGTGTCGAACCAAGCTCCGCCGGGCGCCTTCCCGCTGGGCAAGGATACGCGGCTGTCGGTGAGGCTGTGAGGGGTAGCGAATCTCGTGAGAGATTCGGCTGGGTGAACGTCCCGTCATCCCATGATCCCGATTCCCTGATGGTCTGACCGATATCATCAGAGAGAGCAATGCCCGGAAACCGACCCCGCGGCATCAGACACTGCCCCAGCCGGACGCCATGGAATGGGAGCGGAGCGGACACAGCGGCTATGCCGCAATGGCGTCCCTGCCATCCACGGGTGAAACTTTCAGGCGGCGGCCATGCTCCAGGGAGTGGATCGACGCCCCGCCGAATCTCTCACGGGATTCGCTACATCTGCTCACAAAAAAAGCCGCATCCGGTGAGGGATGCGGCTTTTTGGAAGTTCTGTCCGGCGGATCAGCGCTTGGAGAACTGGAAGCGCGCGCGGGCGCCCGGTTGACCTGCCTTTTTCCGTTCCTTCATACGAGGGTCACGGGTGAGGTAGCCGAGGGGCTTGACGAGCTTGCGGTTTTCCGGATCGACCTTGGTGAGGGCGCGGGCGATCGCATGGCGGATGGCGATGGCCTGGCCGTGGATGCCGCCGCCTTTGACGACGACCTTGAGGTCGAACTTGTTCACCGCGGCGACGTGCTGGAACGGTCCGAGGATGGCGTTCTGGAGCTCGACGGTCGGAAGGTATTCTTCGAACGAGCGGTCGTTGATGATGATCTGGCCGGTGCCTTCGGAAAGCCAGACGTGGGCCACGGCGGTCTTGCGGCGGCCGGTGGCGTTATGAGTTGCG comes from the Luteolibacter sp. SL250 genome and includes:
- a CDS encoding FtsW/RodA/SpoVE family cell cycle protein; amino-acid sequence: MFRHASILLCLAVAALVALGLVMLASTSAWVKGVDESYMFLRKQTIMVVVGLVLAVVAAFMPGEWMRKMVPWMWMGSLVLLLLCFVPGISVEIYGSKRWIEVPVLGTFQPSELAKIVTVMSLAAWFARWQTEVTTFWRGFIIPGIIVGCPILAIAAETDVGSALSLSVAAGAVLYTIGTRLSFIVPTALSVISLASVYVYHNENRWSRIQAWLDLENPVHQLDKGMQQWRALLALGNGGPWGVGLGNGVEKFGTLTFAHIDFIFPVIGEELGLPFTLGVIICYVLIAVAGTAIAVQATNVFNRCLAIGLTAVIVVPAMVNIGVTTAVLPNDGLPLPFVSYGGTSLVFSLAAVGLLVGIHRVSNQAPPGAFPLGKDTRLSVRL
- the murF gene encoding UDP-N-acetylmuramoyl-tripeptide--D-alanyl-D-alanine ligase; this encodes MKPLTASEIAQILGTQVAAGDPVALASAGVSTDTRKLKPGVAFFALRGENFDGDRFAEQALRDGASVAVVHAWSGEVPADCAVIEVRDTLLALQILAHWWRKQLDIPVVAITGSNGKTSTKDFTKAVLSQRFNVSATVGNLNNHIGVPLTVLSTTEEHTAAVWEMGMNHSGEIAPLCEIARPKYGIITNIGTAHIEYLGSREAIAEEKGTLARALPADGKLFLPACCDFNEYFRQRTRATIIPVGNGRGQVRAEDLHFDADGTRFSLVIHGLEPVPVNLPVPGRHMVTNALLAAGVGWKLGLTAQEIAAGLSGAVLTGGRLRSYDYEGIKVIDDTYNANPESMAAAIDTLADTPVTNGARRIIVLGRMGELGPHAPAAHLKTGELAASKRLTVIAVGQGAEGIAAGAGDAPHFQDLAEAADWLSREAKPGDAVLFKGSRSATVEKVMNAAFPRNN
- the murD gene encoding UDP-N-acetylmuramoyl-L-alanine--D-glutamate ligase, whose amino-acid sequence is MSLSGKHVAILGAGRSGRAAAALALREGARVSVWDTAGAAAFSGMPEGVEIHPEATEEQGRALVSDVLVVSPGIDTYGSYVAAFSTGTGEVIGEVELAARYFTGRIIAITGTNGKTTTTELVARILAHAGLDGVACGNYGVPFAEVILTGRPPAVVSLELSSFQLETIRTLHPVVSIWLNFAPDHMDRYPTVEAYRAAKLRIFENQMPEDTAVVRAGEDLPAIAPGIVNFSTTDPSVEWFSDGHEITFKGEVVVNLDRDTALRGLHNAENTMAAFAACAALSIPMHVMREALHGYAPPPHRCELIRTLDGVEYLNDSKATNLHALESALRSQTRPVVLIAGGKEKGLDYTPVLPLLKEKALAAVTFGQIARPLGGLFSQVVPCQSVVTLADAVQAARELAPRGSTILLSPGTSSFDQFSGYEQRGNTFRDLVHQLH
- the mraY gene encoding phospho-N-acetylmuramoyl-pentapeptide-transferase, which codes for MLPAIYDFWYQAFEAEKASGNQGWAHTFSFLNLFQYVTFRAACAGILAFLLSIVFGPRVIRKLISLKVGQPIRNAEEVHKLAELHGGKIGTPTMGGVLILGSVLIATFICARPFNPFVAVCACTMAACGLLGFCDDYKKVKEKKSDGLSSRQKLFWQLVIAVVAAAFIFFKPEISGFGATDAQRLEGLAGYRLGQQPIGIGAITFPLIKSPIVDLGWLVIPFFAFVIIGCSNAVNLTDGLDGLATGCTISVALSYAVLAYLAGHFYMAAEYLVIPHNRYISELAVFMVGLVGAGFGFLWFNCHPAKVFMGDTGSLAIGGALGTAAICTKQELLLVIIGGVFVMEAMSVILQVGSFKLRKKRIFKMSPIHHHFELLGWHESQVINRFWIISIMLALFGLALLKIA
- the rpsI gene encoding 30S ribosomal protein S9, giving the protein MSATATHNATGRRKTAVAHVWLSEGTGQIIINDRSFEEYLPTVELQNAILGPFQHVAAVNKFDLKVVVKGGGIHGQAIAIRHAIARALTKVDPENRKLVKPLGYLTRDPRMKERKKAGQPGARARFQFSKR
- a CDS encoding UDP-N-acetylmuramoyl-L-alanyl-D-glutamate--2,6-diaminopimelate ligase, whose protein sequence is MILRDLISSLSKVTPTGSLDVEIQSITASSREVRPGALFAAIRGTTTDGHQFIPSAIEGGAAAILSEAAPPADYTGPATWLHVPNSRKAVAAIASEFSGHPWKDFALAGVTGTNGKTTTTFLIHHIMKTVWHRAGLLGTIQTDDGEKVETAKHTTPGSIELSGLFARMRDNGCRGAAMEVSSHGIHQNRIGSVGFDAAVFTNLTQDHLDYHGTMDAYFEAKQQWFLDLAADPLGKKPVAVVNFDDAYGAELVESLDGRLPVIRFGFGVHCDFRANNLRQSAKGMEFELTAKGKSYLVRSPLIGRFNAYNLLAAIAAASACGIRPREAIAALAESPQVPGRMEYVGNAGGATVFVDYAHTPDALENACRTIKDLNPRHLITVFGCGGDRDKKKRPLMAEAAALHSDALIITSDNPRSEDPLAIIKDIEAGAGGKTHRSIPDRAEAIAFAVQASRSGDIILIAGKGHEPYQQFADKTIDFDDRKHASKALRDRAQSIADQR
- a CDS encoding LysM peptidoglycan-binding domain-containing protein, whose amino-acid sequence is MKSHTLPVKRTPASKGIFKRLSAVTRSRKQRAATATADDMFEHDDHSSKISRALTIIFLIHIVVIGLIFFHQKFLDKGAPATEAVVKKAAVVAPARELPKLSDGGQVHRVKLGDNYDKIAAAYEVDVEDLRAANNHVDIVPSLLMKIPPRKVVAMTPPEVEAITNPDAIEDNGLVEAVPLDTTGAPRAQLVRPAGEAPAARQTAAAAPPVKTSAASGQKYVVKSGDNIWRISNKFKVDQKALMRANGISDPKKLKLGMTLTIP